From Pelotomaculum schinkii, one genomic window encodes:
- a CDS encoding NAD-dependent epimerase/dehydratase family protein, translating into MKVLVTGATGFVGSCLTRRLVDLEYDVHIFTRRNSNKWRIKDLLGRVAEYEVDLRDAGNVAKEVLKIAPAIICHLATYGGFAFQKTPSVIIESNLIGTINLLRACEKTGFDCFINTGSSSEYGIKTAPMSECDILEPVGDYGVSKAAATLFCRSEAIVKKLPIVTLRLFSPYGPWDDPKRLIPYVIKSLLRGEPPVLSVPEFCRDFVYIDDVLDGYLKVMKTPLTGGEIFNIGSGKQHSIGEVVSLITNMLGNGLEPRWGMVNSHRPEPGSWVADIGKIKTKLGWLSNTSLWEGLKKTTAWIRENLELYP; encoded by the coding sequence ATGAAAGTATTAGTTACAGGCGCGACTGGTTTTGTCGGTTCCTGTCTTACACGCCGGTTAGTTGATTTGGAGTATGATGTACATATCTTTACTCGTCGTAATTCAAATAAGTGGCGTATCAAAGACTTATTAGGACGTGTGGCCGAATATGAAGTAGATTTGCGGGATGCCGGCAATGTTGCAAAGGAAGTTTTAAAAATAGCCCCGGCAATAATATGCCACCTGGCAACCTATGGTGGGTTTGCCTTTCAAAAAACCCCATCGGTCATTATAGAATCTAATCTAATTGGGACCATTAATCTATTAAGAGCCTGCGAAAAAACAGGATTTGATTGTTTTATCAATACTGGTAGTTCCTCAGAATATGGAATTAAGACGGCGCCTATGAGTGAGTGTGACATTCTGGAACCGGTAGGAGATTATGGCGTTTCAAAGGCAGCGGCAACTCTCTTTTGCCGCTCTGAGGCTATTGTGAAGAAGCTGCCTATTGTAACACTACGCCTTTTTTCACCTTATGGTCCATGGGATGACCCTAAAAGACTGATACCCTATGTTATAAAATCACTCCTAAGAGGGGAGCCGCCGGTACTTTCGGTCCCGGAATTCTGCCGGGATTTTGTTTATATTGATGATGTATTAGATGGCTATTTGAAAGTAATGAAGACTCCTTTAACCGGGGGGGAAATCTTCAATATTGGGTCAGGGAAGCAACATTCTATTGGAGAAGTTGTTTCCCTGATTACAAACATGCTTGGAAACGGATTGGAGCCAAGGTGGGGTATGGTAAACAGCCATAGGCCTGAGCCGGGTTCCTGGGTAGCCGACATTGGAAAAATCAAGACAAAACTCGGGTGGCTTTCAAATACATCGCTATGGGAGGGGCTTAAAAAAACAACTGCATGGATTAGAGAAAACCTGGAACTCTATCCATAA